A genomic segment from Chanos chanos chromosome 2, fChaCha1.1, whole genome shotgun sequence encodes:
- the ssr3 gene encoding translocon-associated protein subunit gamma, which yields MAPKGSSKQQSEEDLLLQDFSRNLSAKSTALFYGNALIVSAIPIWLFWRIWHMDLVQSAVLYAVMTLVSTYLVAFAYKNVKFVLKHKVAQKREDAVSKEVTRKLSEADNRKMSRKEKDERILWKKNEVADYEATTFSIFYNNTLFLVLVIIASFFLLKNFNPTVNYILSISASSGLIALLSTGSK from the exons ATGGCACCAAAGGGCAGCAGCAAGCAGCAATCCGAAGAAGATCTGCTTCTGCAGGATTTCAGCAGAAACCTCTCGGCCAAGTCTACTGCGCTTTTCTACGGCAATGCCCTGATCGTCTCAGCAATTCCCATTT GGCTGTTCTGGCGGATCTGGCACATGGATCTGGTCCAGTCTGCGGTACTGTACGCCGTTATGACTCTCGTTAGCACTTACCTGGTCGCCTTCGCATACAAGAACGTCAAATTCGTTCTCAAACACAA AGTTGCCCAGAAACGTGAGGATGCTGTCTCTAAGGAGGTGACCCGCAAACTGTCTGAGGCTGACAACCGCAAGATGTCCCgtaaagagaaagatgagag GATCCTGTGGAAGAAGAATGAGGTTGCTGACTACGAGGCCACCACCTTCTCCATCTTTTACAACAACACGCTGTTCCTCGTCCTGGTCATCATCGCCTCTTTCTTCCTGCTCAAGAACTTCAACCCTACAGT gaACTACATCTTGTCCATCAGTGCCTCCTCAGGACTCATTGCCCTGCTCTCCACTGGCTCCAAATAA